The following is a genomic window from Spirosoma agri.
CCGACTTTGGCGCAGGGTGTTGGCTCCAACGATATTGGCCTCGATCGGGGGCGGCTGGGGCAGGAGCACATCGTGAAGTTTCAGCGCAGTGGGCCGAAAATATTGCTCATCGAACCGAACTACGCCTACCGGGCCATCACCAGCGATCAGCTTGAGCGCCGGGCTGTCGAGGAATCATTCGCTAAGTCGGTCCATGCCGGTTTCGACATCGCAGCCGAAGAAAGTGGGAAGGCGCTGGTCGACCTGACTCCCTTTCTGATGCAGGATGCCGTCGGTGCGGTGCAGGCTATCACCCGAACTAAGCAGGGTAGCTTCAAATTCGATCCGTTACGGAGTGCCATGTATCTGCCGCGCACGAAATCATTCCCGCAGAATACGGAGTTCGAGACGATCATTACCATCACGGGCGAAAATCCGGGTGGTTATCTCCGTGAAGTAGTACCAACACCGACTGCCGTGACGATGCACCAGCATCATTCGTTCGTGCAGCTTCCCGACGCAGGGTATAAGTCACGGGCTTTTGATCCGCGTATTGGATACGGTGGTATCGAGTACTTCGACTACGCTACGCCCGTTAGCCAGCCGATCATGAAACGCTATATTTCTCGGCATCGGCTGGAGAAAAAAGATCCGTCGGCAGCGGTGAGCGAAGCCGTCAAGCCAATCGTGTATTACCTCGACCCCGGCACGCCCGAGCCCATTCGTTCGGCGCTGATGGAAGGTACGGCCTGGTGGAATCAGGCATTTGAAGCGGCTGGCTACAAAGATGCGTTCCAGGTTAAATTGCTTCCCGCCGATGCCGACCCGATGGATGTTCGGTATAATCTGGTACAGTGGGTTCATCGCTCAACGCGGGGCTGGTCGTACGGTGGTAGTATCATTGATCCGCGTACCGGCGAAATCATCAAAGGGAAAGTTACGCTCGGTTCATTGCGCGTTCGGCAGGACTACCTGATTGCCCAAGGATTGGTCGGCGACTTTTCGGGTATTACCACGTCTTCAGCGGACCCGATGATGCAAATGTCACTGGATCGGTTGCGGCAGCTGGCAGCCCATGAGGTCGGTCACACGCTGGGGCTACCTCACAACTACATCGCTAGTACGCAGAATAGAGCGTCGGTAATGGACTACCCAACGATGGTCGCGAAGGTGAAGGGAGCCAGCATTGACCTGTCCGATGCCTATGCGAAAGGAATTGGCGATTACGACAAATGGAGCATTCGGTACGGTTATGAGCAGTTTCCGACCGGAGTGGACGAAAAGCAGTCGCTGAACAAGATCGTAACCGATATGCACAAAGCTGGTCTGACTTTTCTGACTGATCAGGATGCGCGTCCGGAGGGGTCATCGCACCCCGGTACGCACTTGTGGGACAACGGGGCCAATGCCGTTGATGAGTTGAAGCGCGTGTCGGATGTTCGGCGGATTGCGCTGGCTACGTTCAGCGATAAAAAAATA
Proteins encoded in this region:
- a CDS encoding zinc-dependent metalloprotease encodes the protein MKKRLFPLFYLLLTLNSQINAQAPPGGTTSIATFTAGMERNTGFMTYYWDAKKGKVWLEIDKFDTEFLYYPTLAQGVGSNDIGLDRGRLGQEHIVKFQRSGPKILLIEPNYAYRAITSDQLERRAVEESFAKSVHAGFDIAAEESGKALVDLTPFLMQDAVGAVQAITRTKQGSFKFDPLRSAMYLPRTKSFPQNTEFETIITITGENPGGYLREVVPTPTAVTMHQHHSFVQLPDAGYKSRAFDPRIGYGGIEYFDYATPVSQPIMKRYISRHRLEKKDPSAAVSEAVKPIVYYLDPGTPEPIRSALMEGTAWWNQAFEAAGYKDAFQVKLLPADADPMDVRYNLVQWVHRSTRGWSYGGSIIDPRTGEIIKGKVTLGSLRVRQDYLIAQGLVGDFSGITTSSADPMMQMSLDRLRQLAAHEVGHTLGLPHNYIASTQNRASVMDYPTMVAKVKGASIDLSDAYAKGIGDYDKWSIRYGYEQFPTGVDEKQSLNKIVTDMHKAGLTFLTDQDARPEGSSHPGTHLWDNGANAVDELKRVSDVRRIALATFSDKKIPAGAPMATLEEVLVPMYMFHRYQVESAAKVVGGQTYTNALRGDGQAVMSTVPAQEQKRALDALLTTIDPAFLALPKSIIALIPPRPFRYDPNPREVFKRRTGITFDPMAAPEAAAGMTLQMLFNPERVSRLVDQSAMDPTQVSLESMLDQLLAATWYKADPADGYQAEVKRLTDKLLLQRMIDLAGNQEVASQVRAIALLKLSEMKSKLKVPYETPKLAAHHLFALDQIRRTEGNIADVRPTSAQAPPDGAPIDPGQEWLSPDCDWKP